A genomic segment from Polyangium mundeleinium encodes:
- a CDS encoding ATP-dependent Clp protease adaptor ClpS: protein MANDPKRRRDDTDSDLAVEQKRKVEKAKRWQVVFHNDNYTTKWFVVDVLVRFFHMDETSALSFMLVVHATGRGVAGVYTKDVAETKAKLVQEHAREYGMPLRLTVEPDDD from the coding sequence ATGGCGAACGATCCGAAGCGAAGGCGAGACGACACGGACTCCGATCTCGCCGTGGAGCAAAAGCGCAAGGTCGAGAAGGCGAAGCGCTGGCAGGTCGTCTTCCACAACGACAACTACACGACGAAATGGTTCGTGGTCGACGTGCTCGTCCGCTTCTTCCACATGGATGAGACCTCCGCGCTGAGCTTCATGCTCGTCGTGCACGCCACGGGCCGCGGCGTGGCCGGCGTCTACACGAAGGACGTGGCCGAGACGAAGGCGAAGCTCGTCCAGGAGCACGCGCGCGAGTACGGGATGCCGCTCCGGCTCACGGTCGAGCCGGACGACGATTGA
- a CDS encoding DUF1795 domain-containing protein has protein sequence MSRYESRDVSFDVPRHWEDRTMVAFAATPRPGQSTAPNVVMTRDVLSPEETLVSYADKQLAELGKRLEGFELVDRKERTLGGQPGIELHFTWRAQAGELEQRLAMALGRRRTVFCFNATAAKVDADQMNPLFDRILSTVRFPRPGEEA, from the coding sequence ATGTCGCGATACGAGAGCCGAGACGTCTCCTTCGACGTACCCCGCCACTGGGAAGACCGGACGATGGTGGCGTTCGCCGCCACGCCGCGGCCCGGACAATCCACGGCGCCAAACGTGGTCATGACCCGCGACGTGCTCTCCCCCGAGGAGACACTCGTGTCCTACGCGGACAAACAGCTCGCCGAGCTGGGCAAGCGCCTCGAAGGGTTCGAGCTCGTGGATCGGAAGGAGCGGACGCTCGGCGGTCAGCCGGGGATCGAGCTGCATTTCACGTGGCGTGCGCAAGCGGGCGAGCTCGAGCAGCGGCTCGCGATGGCGCTCGGGCGGCGGCGCACGGTCTTTTGCTTCAATGCGACCGCGGCCAAGGTCGACGCGGATCAGATGAACCCGCTCTTCGATCGGATCCTGTCCACGGTGCGTTTCCCCCGTCCGGGGGAGGAGGCGTGA
- a CDS encoding NAD-dependent protein deacetylase, translating into MTSSSSLSASSSSEAEDLAPASRLARLLDGRRIVALAGAGMSTESGIPDYRGPETARRARNPMQARQFLHEPASRARYWARSMNGWPRIAAARPNPAHEALAALERAGRLAGTITQNVDGLHQAAGNERVVELHGALARVRCLGCGVIEPRAALQERLIAENPSYYRWGTALAPDGDADLDHDAFADFHVPVCLGCGGTLKPDVVFFGENVPARVTEAAWALFDEAEALLVVGSSLTVFSGYRFVRRASERGVPVAIVNLGPTRGDEHAALCVDARLGELLPRLVATLGA; encoded by the coding sequence GTGACCTCGTCGTCGTCGCTCTCCGCCTCTTCCAGCTCCGAAGCGGAAGACCTCGCCCCCGCCTCGCGCCTCGCGCGGCTGCTCGACGGCCGGCGTATCGTCGCGCTCGCCGGCGCGGGCATGAGCACGGAGTCGGGCATCCCCGATTATCGGGGCCCCGAGACGGCGCGCCGCGCCCGCAATCCGATGCAAGCGCGCCAGTTCTTGCACGAGCCCGCGTCGCGGGCGCGGTACTGGGCGCGCAGCATGAACGGCTGGCCCCGGATCGCCGCGGCCCGGCCGAACCCGGCACACGAAGCGCTCGCCGCGCTCGAACGCGCCGGTCGGCTCGCGGGCACGATCACGCAGAACGTCGACGGGCTGCACCAGGCCGCGGGCAACGAGCGCGTGGTCGAGCTGCACGGCGCGCTCGCCCGCGTCCGTTGCCTCGGCTGCGGCGTGATCGAGCCGCGCGCTGCTTTGCAGGAGCGTCTCATCGCGGAAAACCCTTCGTATTACAGGTGGGGCACGGCCCTCGCGCCCGACGGCGACGCCGACCTCGACCATGACGCGTTCGCCGATTTCCACGTCCCCGTTTGTCTCGGCTGCGGCGGCACGCTCAAACCCGACGTCGTTTTTTTCGGCGAGAACGTGCCGGCGCGCGTCACCGAGGCCGCCTGGGCGCTCTTCGACGAGGCCGAGGCGCTGCTCGTCGTGGGCTCGTCGCTCACGGTGTTCTCGGGGTATCGGTTCGTGCGTCGGGCGAGCGAGCGCGGCGTGCCCGTGGCCATTGTGAACCTCGGCCCGACGCGCGGCGACGAACACGCGGCTTTGTGCGTCGATGCGCGCCTCGGCGAGCTTTTGCCGCGGCTCGTGGCGACGCTCGGCGCGTGA
- a CDS encoding alpha/beta hydrolase: MLSIVLGTLVALYLLLCWLLYAAQRRIVFPAPTVGRTPAGTFELLRIDGGTPMLFRPPPARGPVVVYFHGNGEQIADSAWLVDLFARAGAGFAAIEYPGYGLARGLGEPSEKALFDAAERGIGHLVEHRGIPRGDLVLAGQSLGTGVAMEMAARGHGARVLLLCPFTSLPDVGARIFPFLPVRLLLQDRFDSAARAAGVNVPVLVVHGTDDELIPVELGKKLVARLPRGRFMAVAGAHHNDLWHFDEVEEEVVPFVLGKRDDAP, encoded by the coding sequence GTGCTGAGCATCGTCCTCGGGACGCTCGTCGCGCTCTACCTCCTGCTCTGCTGGCTGCTCTACGCGGCCCAGCGCCGCATCGTCTTTCCCGCGCCCACGGTGGGCCGCACGCCCGCCGGAACCTTTGAGCTCCTGCGGATCGACGGCGGCACGCCCATGCTCTTCCGGCCGCCGCCGGCGCGTGGCCCCGTGGTCGTGTATTTCCACGGAAACGGCGAGCAGATCGCCGATAGCGCGTGGCTCGTGGATCTTTTCGCGCGCGCGGGCGCGGGGTTCGCGGCGATCGAGTATCCCGGCTACGGGCTCGCGCGGGGCCTCGGCGAGCCGAGCGAAAAAGCGCTCTTCGACGCGGCCGAGCGCGGGATCGGGCACCTCGTCGAGCATCGGGGGATCCCGCGGGGCGACCTCGTGCTCGCGGGACAATCGCTCGGCACGGGCGTGGCGATGGAGATGGCCGCGCGGGGCCATGGCGCGCGGGTCCTCTTGCTCTGCCCGTTCACGTCCTTGCCCGACGTGGGCGCGCGAATCTTCCCGTTTTTGCCGGTGCGGCTCCTCCTGCAGGATCGATTCGACTCGGCCGCGCGGGCCGCGGGCGTGAATGTGCCCGTCCTCGTCGTGCACGGCACCGACGACGAGCTCATCCCCGTGGAGCTCGGCAAGAAGCTCGTGGCGCGCCTGCCGCGCGGGCGATTCATGGCCGTCGCAGGCGCGCACCACAACGATCTTTGGCACTTCGACGAGGTCGAGGAAGAGGTCGTCCCGTTCGTGCTCGGAAAACGCGACGACGCGCCCTGA
- a CDS encoding VWA domain-containing protein yields MVPFLFLLVACSQGIDDLPPRGSEPSGGGENGAGGTGEGGSGQGGDGGGSGGAPAVCQEGQKKTCTVQLGEHNGVKSCFKGVHVCQNGAWSPCQEDKAPFAPGGASSEKPAPPGSNNVLANCANNPCDPSCQVFDEDPPGGLKPFAQTPIFTWQTGDIGNYPADLAAQGVAQPCAQGVDCQFNQYCSAPVFGTCNHNKCAVGAPLGVGCDPCVDDICAIDPTCCETTYGGTCAHDYCEVGAKLTDGCDPCVSSICDVDPRCCGLPAWGSCSHDYCKTGTSLTTACDPCASTVCADDPKCCNLGTTGTCAHGYCSTGNPLVPGCHSCVAQICAAEPKCCDFTPGTVACAHDYCSTGTKLNTACDPCVAAVCAVQPSCCTGSGNAWSSTCVNLVASVCQQNDRCPSPKWTSSCVDKVATVCGNSCTAGWTQRCVDKVPALCGKTCDPSTWTASCVDKVGSVCGKSCGPFEWDSACVGMVDTVCGAKCYQDPPCSHNKCDSGEKLAPACDSCVATICQELPDCCNVAWTNLCVDRVKTLCGQGCPVKGDCVPWLPGQTDPDCAGYDLSIGVPCSGSVPVCNHGNATVPAGVKLIHYAAGSGQFGKCSPNQALAGVQSCSTPSPIPPGKCINVPAASCGLSAAKREIMVNPPSYGGYTQLDECQCLDNWASFAPNVACGSPSCSNTTTATVKRVNMFIALDRSGSMTTNIGGGETRWSATVKALKKFVQDPGSAGLGVALRFWPDNAPVSGCNDTTCSATACRSPLVDVGVLTLQSAPTDAQEKKLVDALDAKSPNGNTPMYPALSGATQWAINYKNANPNEDAIVVFATDGDPVGCNESETDISDLAGTAFSTKGIKTYAIGIQGANQNFMNQIASKGGTKKGFFVASGGNVENELLSALIQIKGDTLSCDFVVPNGGVYDPSAAKVTFTPTSGAPVVLANLASAAGCGAGWYYDDPANPAQLKLCPSTCQTVLNDAGAKLSVDLGCPGGYDPATFTYKYEAVCPQGTTVQWGFLAYDTLTAADTNVVFKARTATTQAGLAAATYKNLATAQASPNTQVCLMSGPAPCPLSFFDKLGAGDARQSHLELSITLNPASNKSAAAIVKSWDLSYSCPDSE; encoded by the coding sequence GTGGTGCCTTTTCTTTTCCTGCTCGTCGCCTGCAGTCAGGGGATTGACGATCTGCCGCCGCGGGGGTCGGAGCCTTCGGGGGGCGGCGAGAATGGCGCGGGGGGCACGGGAGAGGGCGGCAGCGGCCAGGGCGGGGACGGCGGGGGATCGGGCGGCGCGCCTGCCGTCTGTCAGGAGGGACAGAAGAAGACCTGCACCGTGCAGCTCGGCGAGCACAATGGTGTGAAGTCGTGCTTCAAGGGCGTCCACGTCTGCCAGAATGGCGCGTGGAGCCCGTGCCAGGAGGACAAGGCTCCCTTCGCCCCGGGCGGCGCTTCTAGCGAAAAACCCGCTCCTCCGGGCAGCAACAACGTCCTCGCCAATTGCGCGAACAATCCCTGTGATCCTTCGTGCCAGGTCTTCGACGAGGACCCGCCCGGCGGCCTCAAGCCGTTCGCGCAGACGCCCATCTTCACGTGGCAGACCGGGGATATCGGCAATTATCCGGCGGACCTCGCCGCGCAGGGCGTGGCCCAGCCTTGTGCCCAGGGCGTGGACTGCCAGTTCAATCAATACTGCTCGGCGCCGGTGTTCGGCACGTGCAATCACAACAAATGCGCCGTCGGCGCTCCGCTCGGGGTTGGCTGCGATCCCTGCGTGGACGACATCTGCGCCATCGACCCGACCTGCTGCGAGACGACGTACGGCGGTACATGCGCGCACGATTATTGCGAAGTCGGCGCGAAGCTCACGGACGGCTGCGATCCGTGCGTCAGCTCGATCTGCGACGTCGATCCGAGGTGCTGCGGCCTGCCGGCGTGGGGCTCCTGCAGCCACGACTATTGCAAGACGGGGACCTCGCTCACGACGGCGTGTGATCCGTGCGCGTCGACCGTCTGCGCCGACGATCCGAAGTGCTGCAACCTGGGCACGACCGGCACGTGCGCGCACGGGTATTGCTCGACGGGCAATCCGCTCGTCCCGGGCTGCCATTCGTGCGTGGCGCAGATCTGCGCCGCCGAGCCGAAGTGTTGCGACTTCACGCCCGGCACGGTCGCCTGCGCGCACGACTACTGCTCCACGGGCACCAAGCTCAACACGGCCTGCGATCCTTGTGTCGCCGCGGTGTGCGCCGTGCAGCCGAGCTGCTGCACCGGAAGCGGCAACGCGTGGAGCTCGACCTGCGTGAACCTCGTCGCGTCGGTCTGCCAGCAGAACGACAGGTGTCCTTCGCCGAAATGGACGTCGTCCTGCGTGGACAAGGTCGCGACCGTCTGCGGAAACTCGTGCACCGCGGGCTGGACGCAGCGGTGTGTCGACAAGGTCCCCGCCTTGTGCGGCAAAACCTGCGATCCGTCGACCTGGACCGCGTCCTGCGTGGACAAGGTCGGCAGCGTGTGCGGCAAATCGTGCGGACCGTTCGAGTGGGACTCCGCCTGCGTGGGCATGGTCGACACCGTCTGCGGCGCGAAGTGCTACCAGGATCCGCCTTGCTCCCACAACAAGTGCGATTCGGGCGAGAAGCTCGCTCCGGCGTGTGACTCGTGCGTCGCCACGATCTGCCAGGAGCTGCCCGATTGCTGCAACGTTGCCTGGACGAACCTCTGCGTCGACCGCGTGAAGACGCTGTGCGGCCAGGGTTGCCCGGTCAAGGGCGACTGCGTGCCCTGGTTGCCTGGCCAAACGGATCCGGACTGCGCCGGCTACGACCTTTCGATCGGCGTCCCCTGCAGCGGATCGGTGCCGGTGTGCAACCACGGAAACGCCACGGTCCCCGCGGGCGTGAAGCTCATCCATTACGCTGCGGGCTCCGGCCAGTTCGGTAAGTGCAGCCCGAACCAGGCGCTTGCCGGCGTCCAGAGCTGCTCCACACCGAGCCCCATTCCCCCCGGCAAGTGCATCAACGTGCCGGCGGCGAGCTGCGGCCTCAGCGCCGCGAAGCGCGAGATCATGGTGAACCCGCCGAGCTACGGCGGCTACACGCAGCTCGACGAATGCCAGTGCCTCGACAACTGGGCGTCGTTCGCGCCGAACGTCGCCTGCGGCTCGCCGAGCTGCTCGAATACGACGACCGCGACGGTCAAGCGCGTGAACATGTTCATCGCCCTCGACCGCTCCGGCTCGATGACCACGAACATCGGCGGCGGCGAGACGCGCTGGTCGGCGACCGTGAAGGCACTGAAGAAGTTCGTCCAGGATCCCGGCTCGGCGGGCCTCGGCGTCGCGCTCCGGTTCTGGCCCGACAACGCGCCGGTCTCGGGCTGCAACGACACCACGTGCAGCGCCACGGCCTGCCGCTCGCCGCTCGTCGACGTCGGCGTCCTGACGCTCCAATCCGCGCCGACGGACGCCCAGGAGAAGAAGCTCGTCGACGCGCTGGACGCGAAATCGCCGAACGGCAACACGCCCATGTACCCCGCGCTCTCGGGCGCGACGCAATGGGCCATCAATTACAAGAACGCGAACCCCAACGAGGACGCCATCGTGGTCTTCGCGACCGATGGGGATCCGGTCGGCTGCAACGAAAGCGAGACGGACATCTCCGACCTCGCGGGCACGGCGTTCTCGACCAAGGGCATCAAGACGTACGCGATCGGCATCCAGGGCGCGAACCAGAACTTCATGAACCAGATCGCGTCGAAGGGCGGCACGAAAAAAGGCTTTTTCGTCGCGTCCGGCGGGAACGTCGAAAACGAGCTGCTCTCGGCGCTGATCCAGATCAAGGGCGACACCCTCTCGTGTGACTTCGTCGTGCCGAACGGCGGCGTCTACGATCCGAGCGCCGCGAAGGTCACGTTCACGCCCACCTCCGGCGCGCCGGTCGTCCTCGCCAACCTGGCCTCCGCGGCGGGCTGCGGGGCGGGCTGGTATTACGACGACCCGGCGAACCCGGCCCAGCTCAAGCTCTGCCCCTCGACCTGCCAGACGGTCCTCAACGACGCGGGCGCCAAGCTCTCCGTCGATCTCGGCTGCCCCGGCGGCTACGATCCCGCGACGTTCACGTACAAGTACGAGGCGGTTTGTCCGCAGGGCACCACGGTGCAATGGGGCTTCCTCGCGTACGACACGCTCACGGCCGCCGATACGAACGTGGTGTTCAAGGCGCGCACGGCGACCACACAAGCGGGCCTCGCCGCCGCGACGTACAAGAACCTCGCGACCGCGCAGGCCTCGCCCAACACGCAGGTCTGCCTGATGAGCGGCCCGGCGCCGTGCCCGCTCTCCTTCTTCGACAAACTGGGCGCGGGCGACGCCCGGCAGAGCCACCTCGAGCTCTCGATCACCTTGAATCCCGCGTCGAACAAGAGCGCGGCGGCCATCGTGAAGAGCTGGGATCTCAGCTACTCCTGCCCGGACTCCGAATGA
- a CDS encoding PAAR domain-containing protein → MTTGHLAAKVGSRLAHAAMPLVTPSQAMVAATLGSEVVGPAGLGGAGAASLGAGIGAAPAGTMISIVDMVPILTTGVVATGAADVMLGPGQMAVLAPSLPQPCGPHVAQPIVAGSPSVLVRGMQLVRVGDKTSCGATVCDGVKSVVVGGAAAAPKPVSLNDLAGSLGAVVLGAVLTKTGAVERMNELGAALVEGAEKVSAAADKVTGAVGKTLDKAQAKADKALDKAQGKANAALDKVDTKVNAALDKVTGAVGKTLDKAEAKYEKALDKATGAVTGTIDKATGAVTGTIDKVTGAVDKTLGKTLGAAEKAADKAGAAVDKVAGAAGAALGKVGDLVGSVGGALESILGGALLFGGGK, encoded by the coding sequence ATGACCACGGGTCATCTCGCGGCGAAGGTCGGTTCGAGGCTCGCGCACGCGGCCATGCCGCTCGTGACGCCGAGCCAGGCGATGGTCGCGGCGACGCTCGGCAGCGAGGTCGTGGGGCCGGCGGGGCTCGGCGGCGCGGGCGCGGCGAGCCTCGGCGCGGGCATCGGCGCGGCGCCGGCTGGGACGATGATCTCGATCGTGGACATGGTCCCCATCCTCACGACAGGCGTCGTGGCGACGGGCGCGGCGGACGTGATGCTCGGGCCGGGCCAGATGGCCGTGCTCGCCCCTTCCCTGCCCCAGCCGTGCGGGCCCCACGTGGCGCAGCCCATCGTCGCGGGGAGCCCGAGCGTGCTCGTGCGCGGGATGCAGCTCGTGCGGGTCGGCGACAAGACGAGCTGCGGCGCGACGGTCTGCGACGGGGTGAAGAGCGTCGTCGTGGGCGGCGCGGCCGCGGCGCCGAAGCCGGTGTCGCTGAACGATCTCGCGGGGTCGCTCGGCGCCGTCGTGCTCGGCGCGGTGCTGACGAAGACGGGCGCGGTGGAGCGGATGAACGAGCTCGGCGCGGCGCTCGTGGAGGGCGCGGAGAAGGTCTCGGCGGCGGCCGACAAGGTCACGGGCGCGGTCGGCAAGACGCTCGACAAGGCGCAGGCCAAGGCCGACAAGGCGCTCGACAAGGCGCAGGGCAAGGCGAACGCGGCGCTCGACAAGGTCGACACGAAGGTGAACGCGGCGCTCGACAAGGTCACGGGCGCGGTCGGCAAGACGCTCGACAAGGCGGAAGCGAAGTACGAAAAGGCGCTCGATAAGGCGACGGGCGCCGTGACGGGCACGATCGACAAGGCCACGGGCGCCGTGACGGGCACGATCGACAAGGTCACGGGCGCGGTCGACAAGACGCTCGGAAAAACCCTCGGCGCCGCGGAGAAGGCCGCCGACAAGGCAGGCGCCGCGGTGGACAAGGTCGCGGGCGCGGCGGGTGCGGCGCTCGGCAAGGTCGGGGATCTCGTGGGCTCCGTGGGCGGTGCGCTCGAATCGATCCTCGGCGGCGCGCTCCTCTTCGGCGGCGGAAAATAG
- a CDS encoding DVUA0089 family protein: MKRSILVLGLLGTALVACGEGAGLPPRSNGSSSSTSSSAGPGGAGGQGGEGGVGGVGGQGGAGGQGGAGGKPVPVCGDDALDSGEECDDGNNEAGDGCSPECTVELGESEPNDTPGQASPYKDPFPAQIAPEGDVDFVSFTVAAANTSVIARILDVGDGGCATGVIDTILEVRGADGTTVLASDDDAGEGACSRAVLPSLAPGSYFARVVASGAAPSPTFLYRLRIDQVADVCGDGQKTPAEACDDGNTDAGDGCSPTCSIEITETEPNDTPATANAFAAPWNGVLTPLGDVDVVSVVLSGPASSLTATTTDQGTNACAAKTLDTIVDILAPDGTTVLATGDDIVGNCGAALAQNLAAGTYFVRMRGGSLAGDPSPYGIQIVIQ, translated from the coding sequence ATGAAACGATCGATCCTCGTCTTGGGTCTCCTCGGGACAGCCCTCGTCGCGTGCGGCGAGGGCGCGGGGCTCCCGCCGCGGAGCAATGGATCTTCGAGCAGCACGTCCTCCAGCGCAGGGCCCGGGGGCGCGGGTGGACAAGGCGGAGAGGGCGGCGTCGGGGGTGTCGGCGGGCAAGGTGGAGCCGGTGGGCAAGGCGGCGCCGGCGGCAAGCCCGTGCCCGTCTGCGGCGATGACGCGCTCGATTCCGGCGAGGAGTGCGACGACGGGAACAACGAGGCCGGGGATGGTTGCTCGCCGGAATGCACCGTGGAGCTCGGCGAGAGCGAGCCCAACGACACCCCGGGCCAGGCGAGCCCCTACAAGGACCCCTTCCCGGCCCAAATCGCACCCGAAGGGGATGTCGATTTCGTCTCCTTCACCGTCGCGGCCGCGAACACGAGCGTGATCGCGCGGATCCTCGACGTCGGCGACGGCGGCTGCGCCACGGGCGTGATCGACACGATCCTCGAGGTCCGCGGGGCGGACGGGACGACCGTCCTCGCGAGCGACGACGACGCCGGGGAGGGAGCTTGCTCCCGCGCCGTCCTGCCGAGCCTCGCGCCCGGGTCTTATTTCGCGCGCGTCGTGGCCTCGGGCGCCGCGCCGAGCCCCACGTTCTTGTATCGATTGCGCATCGACCAGGTCGCCGACGTCTGCGGCGACGGGCAGAAGACGCCCGCCGAGGCCTGCGACGACGGCAATACGGATGCGGGCGACGGGTGCAGCCCGACCTGCTCGATCGAAATCACGGAGACCGAGCCGAACGACACCCCCGCGACGGCCAACGCCTTCGCGGCGCCGTGGAACGGGGTGCTCACGCCGCTCGGGGACGTCGACGTGGTGTCCGTGGTCCTCTCCGGCCCCGCTTCGAGCCTGACGGCGACCACGACCGATCAAGGCACGAATGCCTGCGCGGCGAAGACGCTCGACACGATCGTCGACATCCTCGCGCCCGATGGCACGACCGTGCTCGCCACGGGCGACGACATCGTCGGCAACTGCGGGGCCGCGCTCGCGCAGAACCTCGCCGCAGGCACGTACTTCGTACGCATGCGCGGCGGCTCCCTCGCCGGAGACCCGAGCCCGTACGGCATTCAGATCGTCATCCAGTGA